A window of the Cynocephalus volans isolate mCynVol1 chromosome 10, mCynVol1.pri, whole genome shotgun sequence genome harbors these coding sequences:
- the SMIM36 gene encoding small integral membrane protein 36: MEFNLDIDPVTLNLIILVVSYVILLLVFLISCILYDCRGKDPSKEDAPEAPLDAQPSVHLVVMRQSVPGAPWARGPGLHFGDPALLGKKSTVV; the protein is encoded by the coding sequence ATGGAATTCAACTTGGATATCGACCCTGTCACCTTGAACCTGATCATCCTGGTTGTGAGCTACGTCATCTTGCTCCTGGTCTTCCTCATCTCCTGCATACTATATGACTGCCGAGGCAAAGACCCCAGCAAAGAGGATGCTCCCGAGGCCCCTCTCGACGCCCAGCCCTCTGTCCACTTGGTGGTGATGCGGCAAAGTGTTCCCGGGGCCCCCTGGGCAAGGGGGCCTGGCCTGCATTTTGGGGATCCTGCTCTGCTAGGGAAGAAGAGCACCGTTGTGTAA